The following is a genomic window from Amaranthus tricolor cultivar Red isolate AtriRed21 chromosome 10, ASM2621246v1, whole genome shotgun sequence.
AAAATTACTTGTCCAGAATGGTTCCAGGTTGCAGTAAGCAGGTTGGATCTGCCACATGTATCCAAACTTTTAACCGGCCATCTTGCAACCTTGACGCGCTAAGTGCATCATCAAGCTACAAATACGAGCGAAATATTAATTGATAGAATAAAAGTCATCAAGTAGCTCATTCAGGCTATTCCCAAATCAACTATGGTCTCTCTATCTGCAATCTGCCATCTGCCAACAAATATCTGGGGAAGTTGTACCATCAAATTTTAAATTGCAAGCAGTGTGGGAGTCTCATTTTCTATAGATGAAAATCACAACCCTGAACGAGAATTTATTAAACAGAAAGTTGAGCGTGGCCGAAAGGAAGCAAGCCCTAGTGCTGCAGAACTTGTTTGAAAGTCAATCATAATAGCTGTGTTGTGACAGAAAAATACATCAAGGTACAGGTTCATAGTCTAAATGATAGAAGTATGGAGCCAACAGAGCAATTTCAACTGATAACTGAGCAGAATAGTGGAGAGGTGCAGAAGACTATCTTCTGTTGAAGCTCTTGCTAAGGCTAGTCGCCAATGTATAGTGAGTATTGGAAAGGACTCATTGACCAAAACATGCAACAACACAACATGCCATTACCCCATTGCCAAGTGGCACCCACCTAGGTGGATTTCGGGAGTAAGATGTACAGAATCTTAATTCTTACTTTTATAACAACAGGTTTTTTTTTCGATTGGCAAACGATTGCTAACACCATTTTGCATCTCCAAATAAATAAGAAGAGGAACTTTGAATCAAGAGCGCTGCTTAACTCTTTCAAGGAGTTGCAAACCTGGTTCCATCCTGTGAAAATACAATTTGAGCCACTGAGAGCTCAAAGAATCTTATCTAAATAAACGATAAGGTACTTGATTTAGTTCAATGGGATAAAGCTACCAAGCCAAGCAACTACAGGCCTTTACTTTAAAAAACTATTTACTCCAGACTAGACTATTCCAAGCTTACTGCCTGATGTAGCAGCCCTCCAAGTTCGGGCTCATTATTGAAAAAGTTCATCTTATGAAACAACGAGGAAACACCATGTTTTGGATATTTTCCCATAATTTAGAGCCTAATTTTATGTTTACACTTTTTCACGTGGTCAATGAGCGAGGTTCAAGTCAACAGCAGCTACAAAAATTAGGTTGCTGCACAAGGGTCACCACTGAAGAGCTCGAACTTTCTCTAAGAATCCTTCAATATTCAAATTACTTGGACATGGAAGAATAGTTCAAGAGCTTAACAACATGTGGTCATTTGTATGAGAAAAAGGACAAGCATTGAAGAAGTTGTGCATTTAAGAAATTAATGTaacagtcaaaattggagtcaGAGTGGTGGACTAGTGACTGGTAACCAGCCATGATCATACTTGAGTAAGTAAAACTAATTATTCAGTTCAATGACCGAACTTGATGCTGCAAGTAGCTTTTCACCAAAAAAATCGTATTTGGATTTTGGAATTTAGGCTTTGGGATTGTTTTAAGAGTTCTATAGTTCCATATTACAACAATCGGAAATGTCGGGTAATTCATACACATAATCACAGGCAAACACACACCCAGAGAGAGATAAGAAAGTGTGAGTGTAGAATGGAGCCACATTGACTATAATTACCTCATCCGCTTCATCAACATCAATAGCATAGACCTTCATGTGCGTAAGGTCCTTCCTACAAATCTGAAAGAAATATTCAAGTTATAGTGATAAACAATAAACGAGGTGAACAAACTTCCAAGTGAAACCTCTCTCAAAgatatcaatgaacaattacagAGTCTATTAATCAATTAGCCTTTAAAACAGAAGATCATTACAATAACCTGATCAATATCACAAGACTCTGACAACAATTTTTCCGCAGCTGCTACAGTATCTTCTGAGTGATTGGTGCGAATGTTCAGCTTTaacagatcaagattaatatgCACTGGAAAATAACCAATATCTATGAGGAGATTTGATGCTGACGTTGCTGTTTTCGCCAAACCCATGGCTGCGAGAATCTGAACAGGATGCAAAAAGGTATTAAGCTCTGCAGTACACATCATTTTTAGAGTACACAGTAAGCAATGATAACATGCCAAAAGAAAAGAAGACTCTCTCCCCCATCAAAACTGTCTCTAGGTTGTCTTGTATTTCTACACTTTGCACTGGCAACACCAGTCCTCCAGCTGCACTTTTAAAGCATTGTGTATAATATTGCAGTAAACTAAAGAACAAAGTTACTattaaaactaaacaaaatcTAAAATATATTCAGCCTCCTATTAAAGAGGTAGCAGATAAAGATATGGTTTCAGGTCAGGATCATTCACTCAGTGAAAATATAGAAATTTCTCTAGCCCTATTCAACTTTTAAGAATGCATCTACTGCAAGTACCCACTTCAGATAGATCGATTCATTACTTCCTTAGACATGACTACTCACTACATGAGGGACGCATATATTAAGATGAGCTAGCCAGTAACAAGTGGTACTAGTTAGACTTATAATCAACAGTTAGCTTCAATTATCAACAAGTGATTGAGGAATTTTGATTAGTCAAGGAGAAGAAACTACCGTCTCAGCAGTTCTCTTTTGACTATCACTGCAATGTGCAGCAACCGTATAAGCAACAAGAGACTCAATACGATCACGGATTCTATCTTCCATAGTCCATGAGGATCTAGGCGGCTTTGAATCAATAGGTCTTGATTTAGCATTATATAATAGCTGTACGAACTCCTGTAATTCCTTTTCAGCAGCCTCCTTGACAAGTTTTCTCTTCAAAAGTTCCTCAACCTAACATTTCATAAGAAACCAGATGATATCTCATGTAGCACCAAAAGCAAGCTAAAATGCATaaagaagaggaaaaaaaagaaaaaaagattgaGAAAATTGCAGTCCCTAAAAAGGTATTTGACCGCTACTTCAATCACGATGTAAATAACAGCAGTTGTGTTTTACAGCCAGATAAAGCTTTGAATCAATGAATACACATTTATGAGATGAAAAAGGGAAAAGCATAAAATCAACCAAGTCTATGCATTGAACCAATATCTTATAATATATTCCCTTGGTCCCAACCAATTTGCTACACTCTTTATTTTTGCTTGTTCTAATCAATTtgctaaatttttatattagaaaTTGGTTCCactttctttaattatcatatgACACAAGTGTTctctattttaataaaaataggaGTGTGAAGGGTCCAAGAAGGATGTAGAAAATGCAGAGAGAAGAGTCTAGACCAAATGCTTTTACCTGATCAGTAGGCCGAGGAGTGTAAACAGTAAAATAACCTTTACTCTCCACCGTAGAAAAGTATATCTCATCTTTTGAGAGCAAGAGATGTGCACAATAGCTCTCTAGAGGTTCAGCAGTACCATAAATGATCTGTTCAATGGCTTAACATGATCAAGGTCAACGATAAGACATAACGatgaaaataaatgaataaagtaCCTCTGCCAGCTCCTCAGGAGtcaatgatttatttttttcaagcaGCTCCACCCAGGCAAGCTCAAGGAGAGATGGATCCTGCATCAAGTCATCTACTTCTGTTGAAGTTCAAAGTTCAAAAACTCAACAAGGCATTTTTCTCATCATGAGTAACTACAGTACACAACTAACCAAGTTATCATCTGCTCTTTGCAAAAAATCTGGAATTTGGGTATAGTCAAAATTCTCAACACCAGGAACAACATAAGTTATCTGTTGTGGTTTTATCGAGCATGTCGTGCCATTCTGcacataatcaaaaaataaacatagaaAGAAATtagtaaaacaaaacaaagtcaGCTCACTCTGAGCAAGGAAATATATGACGAAAAAAGCGTAAAGGATATATGTTTTGAAAGTCCATAtacttgaatattttttttcattatcttTTAATAGAAAGCTCTTCATTATTTTACAGAAACCTGATCAGATACGAtccaatttttctttccatCAGGTTTTTGAGCAACTGCTAGCAATACCCTTTCAGAATCTTTTTTGTATTCCAACAATAAACCTTCCCGAAGTCCCTGCTTTTCAAACTTGACTTTAAGAAGCTCTCCACAGCTTGTCAATCTCAACCTGCAAAGTAAAACAGTTTCAAACAATTGAAAGCAACATATCCTTTGTCTGGAAGTTTCtaaacaagaaaaaaacatataatatgaTAATTTTTTGTAAAGGTAATATTCTTTTAGTGAAGCTCATAGTTAGAGCATTAGCTTCTTTAGAATCTTGTTCTGGTATGGAAGCTAATTCTGAATAGTTGGATATGTATATGATTGATATGCAAGGTGTAATCAACTGGTCATGTGATCATCAACATTTATCTTCCTCCATTCATTCCGGTTCACATCCATTGTCATACGCTACAGTAAAGCCAAGCTCTTTATGTTGTTTTTCACTTATCTAGATCATCTTCAACTACCTCTTACTCTTCTAAGTACCTCAAAGTTTAATCTTCCATGTTCCCAATGGGAACATCTTTTAATCTTCCTCGCACATTATAAAACCAACGTAAACAGCGTTCTCTCATTCCAAGATCCTATCTTAAGTCGTTATGCGAATTATATGCTTAAGAAggtgttctcttcaacttatttttttgacttattacttattcttattggaatcagatcagatcagaccagatcagaccagaactattcagatcagatcagaaagtttcagatcagaccagaccagaccagatcagaccagatcagatcaaaccataccattattattattattattattattattattattattattattattattataataataataataataatattattattattattattattattattattattattattattattattattaataatcatCGACACATATACATTATTAATCCATGTTTAAATATAAATGTCTAactattgttataaatttaggaaaatactatttggtcGATTCCGGATATCCTAACACTCTTGGATACCTCAGTCCAATAAAACATGATGATATTAGATATCATATGCCTCAGTTTCGTGTTGGTCAACCTCCTACAGGGATGCTTGAACATTTTAATCACAGACACTCATCCTTGCGTACGACAATTGAGAGATGCTTTGGAATGCTAAAAAATCAAtggaagatattgaaaaatatGCCTAGTATGGAGATCAAATATCAGTTGGCTATTATGGTGTCAACATTTACGCTTCATAATTTTATTCGCCTACATCAATTAGGTATCCAAATATCAAGTGGGGTTAACATTGAACCAAGAAGTGATACCAACATGTTCAACATAGAGCGCAAgaatgaaatggatagaatccaACTAAATATAGCCAACGATATTTGGGCATCAATTCAAAGAGAAGCAGAAACATCGTagtttttgatgtttaatttgtagaatgtaatgtatattattattagatggagaaactatgtagtatgtaataataataataataataataataataataataataataacaataataacaataataataataataataataataataataataataataataattattattattataataataataataataataataataataataataatactaactactattattaataacaaactcAATGAAACCAAATCAATCAGattagatcagaccagatcagatcagatcagatcagatcagaccagatcagatcagaaagattcagatcagatcagactgaatcagaccagatcagaccagatcagatcagaccttagtaaattcagatcagatccaATCAGATCAGACGAAGAGAACATGTCAATGTATGTCCACTCATGACTCATCCATTTTAACATTTCGAGACCCTATCTTAAGTCGTTATGTGAATTATATGCTTAAATGTATGTCCACTCATGACTCATCCATTTTAACATACGCATCACAACTACCCGTTTTTTCTTACAATGATGCAACTAAAAGCCCAACATTCAAACTCATATAGTAGTGTCTCTTTAACTGGTAATCTGCTAAACTCCCAAGTCCCACCTCATTTTCTGATGGCAACCATTCATTTAAGCCACTCGCAATTAATCTTATGCTTAGCATTTTTATGATGTCTCCATTTTTGAACAAAGTCCATGAAACACTCACTCGAGAGGAGCTCATTCATATCTAACTTTACAACACCAGTGAAGGAAACACCCCTAAGCGTCTACGCTACCTGCTACACTTATCCTCACATCCTCTAATAACTCCCAAATGCCACAAACCACATGTACACCTCATGCGTTTGAATAATGCAAACATATAGTCACCTGAACCACCACCCACCACCATTTACAGGAGAATCTTTCACAATTTGTTCAAAATCAACCTTAACCAAGAACAAGTTAACATTGTAAAATTGTAAATGGTGATTAAATCATTCAGAGCAGAAACTTGGGAATGTTGTTCATGAAATTGAATAGCTAATACCACTGACATGAATTCTCAATAGCTTGTTGGACAGAGCCCAATCGTCCAAAGCATTTATCAACACCCTTTGATCTGATTATGTGggcaaaaccaaatcaaaccattgtaacataattcgccggCTAATTCGATCAAATTTGCCAAAGAATATGgagtatttaatttattacatTGCCTTCGCCTACCAACTGTTCGATGAAATGCCAATACAAAAACCTAACAAAACAAATATATTGGCCGACAATATGGCTTAAAATGAAACAGTAATCAGCGCACCAAATTAGCTGGAAATATTCATGGCGATCAATTACAAAGGTACATATATAACTGGAATGAATAATTACCagaaaaaatggaagaaaacCGTACCTTATCTTAAAATTTGACGGGGAATAGCGAATTAGTGAAGGAGCGCGAAGCCAGGGAACCATAGAAGGGGTAGAAGAAGAAAGTATAAGGGATAAAGAGGGGGGAATGGGGCTACAGAACCCCATCCTAAGATACAAGGATTTAGTGGAAGAGTTGGAGGAAGAGAAATGGCAGCAAATATTGAAGTTTTTATGGAGTCGTTGCAAATGGTTTGCATGGTGGAGAAGATGAAGTCTTTGTAGATCGATAGTCACCATATCGCCATATCCGATTTTTCAAGGTTTAAGTGGTAGTAACTCGTATAGCGTTACTAGTACAAAAGTAGTCTCTTCTCTGGGTCTCTCCAATCTCTATGTTACCAAATTGCAATTAATTTGAGTAATTTGTGAATTTAATTATACTTGttgattttttatgaaaatttaatttacaaaaagtATATAATTTGGATGTTTTGAttctaaatatttatattttgggaTATTAATTAAATCTTAATTTTGAAAGTCtttgattttaacttaaaaatattatttaaaaattattatttaacttttgcaaattaaagaaaaatatgaatagaccaataaaaggaaaatttgcaaagaaacatcttataaaatcagttttttttgtaaaaaaacaccttttaaaattttttttgtaaaaaaacatcttcaagagactttttattaaaaaaaaacaccttaaatcagttttcggtgacttttgtcaactttcaggcgttgactatgccatttgagctcaaaagtcaacgcctgaaagttgacaaatggcatagtcaacgcctgaaagttgacaaaagtcaccggaaactgatttaaggtgttttttttaataaaaaaatctcttaaaaggtatttttttacaaaaaaattttaaaagatgtttttttacaaaaaactgattttataaggtgtttctttgcaaatttctcCTAATAAAATGATACACTATATATACAATAAGATTAGGTGTTATATATACAATAAGATACACTATAAAATTgagatttttaaataaaaatgtaaaactaCTATTTTCTTAATCGGAACAAGTGAGTATAATAAGTTAATattgtaaaatatttaattggacaattcaaataaattttccCTTACCTATTATTTTTTCTCACACATTTTCTTACATATATTATTAGCCGCAATACACTTTTTAATTCTTAAGAGACTATTAcactttcttttttaattatcccttttactttaatataattttcttttatgattttttcccctacttttgtatttttattttcttttatattatcaaaataaatcaaataatttcactatttcttaatttttatataatttgacGGAAAAATGTATAAGCTTAAATGATAATTGGTAAAATTTGTACTTCTGTATCAATTTTTTCTGAGGTTCTTcgtctatttttaattttgtatctttaattatgaatttatttatttaaataagtaACTCATCATCATGGCACGAAATGTTACTTCTCTCGTCGTAGTTTTTGCTATGGAGGAAAGTGTGAAAATAAGTATACCAATCTGAagatataaaagaaaatgaatttatgAACTAAATAACGAAAAAAATAACTATTGTAATTAAGTGAACCAACAATATATAAACGtaactacaacataatttattttatttttggtgaGATATAATcgctattttaaatttttaatgatatATAATAGAGGATTATTTTGGTGAGATATATTcgctattttaaatttttaatgatatATAATATAGGATTTAGTGGTATTTATTAGatcctttagcagcataataaaaaaatcatactaaatctTTTTGCGACATagaatctagtgacatttcgACTATAGTAACagttacatatgccactaaagaccaaataaaatgtcgctaaattactttataataaaacttaaaataaaaaccaataattattacactaaaaataaaaatataaatcagtgatatttttttaatgcgaCTAAATATAATAtcgcaaaaaattaaatttggtgTAGTGTACTCAATATTTTCACTCCTTACATCTCAAACGTACTCCTATGTAATGTACacttttgaaatttaattttttgattatatagTACTTTTTGGttactatttactttttaatttatattttatttatttattctttttaatttatattttattattaatttattcaattaaaataaataaatttttaatttatattttataattaatctatttaattaaaatcttattttatttattttatttgctttttagttaatttagttattttattcttaatccataaattaaaatataatcaaaataagatCTTATTTTGTTCGcctcaatacaaagattattaatatcaaatttttataatttttgattatttaaaattaaaggttaaaatatTAACCGAATATGggtgaaaaagtaaataaaacaaGTAGAATGAATAGAAGAAAGTAGTATTTacttatcacaaattcttgatAGACCATCTCTCATTAAATtaacccattatatatttttttaaagaaatcgTCTATCATTAGATTTGTCCAttatatatctttttaaatattataaataaacattaaaaataatataaataaacacCTAAAATATTAATAAGTCAGTATaaaaaatacgataagtagtcattaaaaataatataaataagccATCAAATTTTAACAATCCGTGCTTTAGAGACGCGTAGAAGGTAGCTGTTTACTTATTTATGTGATCTCTGTCAATTTAGTTCATATTTAacaattacaaaataaataagtattttcaaatgtaagtttTGAGTCTCATATAAAAGTAGACTTAAAAAAGGCTTAATAATTTATTGAAGCATCAAACTAAAAAACATTACAACTTACTAGTTGTCACTACTAGCAAGCTAAGCCCCAGCAACAAGTCAACAAAACAACTTCTAATAACAGAAAGCAATTAAAACATATCATTACCCTTATTAATACAATCAGTaattaacataaattttaattaaggaaAAGGTAGCTAGaattaaaagtaaaactaaATATTGGGAGCACGATATCCAGTATTAGCTTGTTTCTGAGCCTCATTATGGGCATGAGCTTGTTGCTTACGAAGCTCAGCTTCTTCCTGACGCTCTTCCTTCTTATGAGTAGCAATATCCTTATCAACCTGATCATGTCCCCTCATCTTATCCATTTTCTCACTCACCGTCGCTTTCGCCTTTTCGGCTCCTGCCTTCGCCGACGCTGCTGCATCTGCCGCCTTCTGCTTTGCTGTTTCCATTCTTCGTTCTCTTTTAAGTTGCTTTTGTTATGAATGTGGATGTGGATATTGTGCTGTATGTTATTGTTCTCTTTATATAAAGAATGAAGACcataattaattgattatttaatgTTAAAAGAGTGAAAATAGAAAACGTTAGTAGGGTTTTAGGGTGCTGACACGTGGGTTTGATTG
Proteins encoded in this region:
- the LOC130826310 gene encoding ribonuclease II, chloroplastic/mitochondrial-like isoform X1, which gives rise to MVTIDLQRLHLLHHANHLQRLHKNFNICCHFSSSNSSTKSLYLRMGFCSPIPPSLSLILSSSTPSMVPWLRAPSLIRYSPSNFKIRLRLTSCGELLKVKFEKQGLREGLLLEYKKDSERVLLAVAQKPDGKKNWIVSDQNGTTCSIKPQQITYVVPGVENFDYTQIPDFLQRADDNLDPSLLELAWVELLEKNKSLTPEELAEIIYGTAEPLESYCAHLLLSKDEIYFSTVESKGYFTVYTPRPTDQVEELLKRKLVKEAAEKELQEFVQLLYNAKSRPIDSKPPRSSWTMEDRIRDRIESLVAYTVAAHCSDSQKRTAETILAAMGLAKTATSASNLLIDIGYFPVHINLDLLKLNIRTNHSEDTVAAAEKLLSESCDIDQICRKDLTHMKVYAIDVDEADELDDALSASRLQDGRLKVWIHVADPTCLLQPGTILDKEAMSRGTTIFLPTATYPMFPEKLAMERMSLKQGENCNAVTVSVLLHSDGSIAEYSVENTIIRPTYMLTYKSASELLHLNLEEEAELKILFEAAALRLQWRKQQGAVDTTTLEARVKVANPDALEPQINLYVENQADPAMRLVSEMMILCGEAIATYGSCNNIPLPYRGQSQPNVDASAFSHLPEGPVRSAALVKIMRAAEYDFRKPIHHAGLGVPGYVQFTSPIRRYMDLLAHYQVKYFIRGDNLPYSAAQLEGIASIVNMQHRAARKLYSNSLRYWVLEYLRRQPKERKLRALILRFIKDRIAALLLVEVGLQASAWVVKGSQIGDEIEVQVEEAHPRDDTLSLKQVAE